The Lolium rigidum isolate FL_2022 chromosome 1, APGP_CSIRO_Lrig_0.1, whole genome shotgun sequence region GAATTAATCGGGCCGGTGGAAGTACGGTACTGCAGTGAACCGGTGGAAGCCGAGTTGCCGCGATGGCACGCCCGCTCTACGCTTCTCGCTCGCCCATTGGTCCGCACACGTACGTATCCCTGGGCTGGGGTCGCCGCGCGCGAGagagtcgccgtcgtcgccaccctCCGCTCTCCACTCCACGAGGCGTCGTCGGGACCAGTTAACTATTCCAGCCCCGGTCCAAGTCAACCGCAGGCCGGCCGGGTCGTTCAGCCGATCCGTTGACGGTGTAGTTGATAGATCGATCGGGTGGCTTAACCTGGCCTACCCCCATCAACCCGACCGCCACGCCGGTCGCGTGGCCGCGATCCTGTCGAGCCTCCGGTGCCTGCACGAACCAAACTCGCGACGTTTCCGTCCCACCTACGTATGCTTTCCGGGGCAGTACATGTCTGCCAAGGCGATCTCATCGAAACGAGTATGGTTTTTaatcaacaaagtcatcagcccaccacaagttacaaaaaaaaaacataaaacatggaACCCGATTTTACATAACTCTATAAGAAAGAAAAGAACATGTTGCTTCGGCAAACATGGCGGAAGCATTAGCTATGCTTCTTCGAAATAGTCTTGCGTCCCGCTATATATCAACCACACGGTACAACTGCTGGAGCATCAACACAACCACATCCAAGAGAAAACataaataaaagaaagaaaagagaaagaaggccGAGAAGGTCAGATCGATGAAAACGAAGCCATTGCTCCCCCATTAGCTATGCTCCATCGTCCGACATTTGCAAACTCGTGGGGGTGCAATGAGATACAATTATGTTCAGGAGAGGATCGTGTTTGGAATGACGTCATAGCTATCTTTGCAAATATTATGCAACAATTAGAAAGTATTGGGAATGTTCAATTCATGCAttttgggagagagatgaacctagCCGCTCATAATATAATATAGCTACGAACTGTTCTATGTCTGAACTGTCATATAATTGGATCGATGAACACGCTAGCTCCCTTTTACAAACTCTCTTAAACGACATGACCATTgtttgatactccctccgtttctagaTATAAGTTATATAGTTTTTGAGAAAAAGTCCAGAATATATGGTGTATTGCATTGCACTAATTATATGtacaatatttttaaaattttgattaCGTTTCCTTATCTTATGCAAATTTTTCTATTAGCTCATGTTAATTGCCTAGGGTTAATCACCTCCAAACATGGTGTAATCCAAAACTTGCATTCTTTAATTTCCGCGCcagaaactatatggcttataattAGGAATGTACGTAGGGAGTATTAATAAAGCTAGCTATGATAGGTTTAGAATACGACGCCGGAATCAGAAAAACACGCACGCCCAGCCGTcgcctcaaccctagccgcctccagttcatcctcctccatagctcggttccccctcctccggttggTTTCGCCGGCGCGGGAGGAGTGGAgaaccgatctatgcgtggagttttcaataaaagtattgtttttattagattatgttaggattttggtagccgccttcttgttggtttcccctcaatggagatggcatcgtctgcaataagtgatcttcggtctttcgttcggcgacgagatcttcttcccgacgTTAATGGTATGGGCCTTCAGATCTTACTtcaccagatcgattttggatcttttgtctttgttgccgcgaggaggattatcctcgcagtttttgtcccggctgctacgtcctcgacaatggtgatttgtACTCTCAGCTCTCAGTCGATGATGACAAAGCTAGTTGGTTGTTATtctctgacatactggtgttggtactcttgccgaggttgaatgactgctttaatggttgcgtgcgtgcacgcaacCTTGACATTGCGGctaaaaaaattatgggagaatttTCGTCGATATCTACAAGTCTATGGTTCATTatatatctttggctgccttcagaagaataCAAGATTGTGTTTAGAAAGAAGAAAGAAtttgaagatctcgaagatttgttactatcttttagattttattttgtaattgtTGGAGTCAACTCATGTATCTCTGCCATGTAttatttgttactatgaatatatgtggtattgattgtcaaaaaaataaAGCTAGCTATGATGGTCTTCCCTAAAAAAACAGCAAAGATTTTTGTATAACTAATAATAGTTAAATAATTAGAGGAGATTCTAACTTTATACAAAGCCACCAAATGATGATAATATTAGTAtttaagactacccacaatgggagtatcataggtagtatcatgcatcacatgcatgcaaaaagctgatgtggcagtgcaattaaagatgagagatatgatagtagtatcatatgtagataccgtatcatagcacgtagtactaaaaaatttaatgccaaacaaatcttgtacatatatttgcattgagattctacaaatcaattaatataagaagattatgatactagcATATGATACAATACATTGTGGATATAataacatatagtagtatcatacacatgatacttctatatgatactatgcattgtgactagtctaagattCCACTAAAAATATTTCAGGATAGTTGAGATTATATATAGTACGAGTACCTTTTTCTGGCATGTAAttaattattttcaataaaaaaatCCGTCTATAATATTGCCAGTATCAATCAATTGGAGGAAGTTACTCGTGTACAATAATAACAAAATCTGCTGAAACACTGATGACTCATCAAAGCAAGATAACCTAAGATTTATCCTATGGTTTTATATGGATTTTTCCTTCTTTTAGAACCGTATGGATTTGTTTTTTCTTGGGACCTGCGTGTTTTTAACCTGACATCCCGAGGACGGGACAGAACGGAACGGAACAGAACAGCTGCAGCTGCAGCAAACCCAACCCGGCCCGGGCAATTACTCCGCGCACCCATCTTCTTCTCCTGCAAAACCAAAGACCAGACCACTCACGCGACGCGCCGCACGCACGCACTGCACGGGCAAGCCCTTCTCCGATCGTGCTCGCTCgccgcggcggtggtggtggtagcagGGTGACCGGAGCAGCGGGGAGGAGGAGATGAGGCCGGCGCGGAGGCCGATGGGGGTGGTGGTGGCCTGGGTGCGGCGGCAGCCGCCAAAGGTCAAGGctttcctcgccgtcgtcgcgggcaTGGCCGCGCTCGTCTTCATCCGCTTCATCGTCCACGACCACGACaacctcttcgtcgccgccgaggCCGCGCACGCGCTCGGCATCGGCGTCCTCATCTACAAGCTCACCAAGGAGAGGACCTGCGCTGGTTCGCTCGCTCCCCCCCTTCTATTGCCCCCCTCTTTCCCAAAGCTATCCCCTCGATCCGTCGAGCTCGCATGATTCCACCGCGGCctgatctgttttttttttctcggaAAGTTATGCCCTTTTTAGTACGTTTCTGCTTACCTGTATTTTTAGGGTGCGTTTCTTTTCAGTCAAGCTTATTGTCATCCTCGTATGTTTTATTTTTGGTTCTATTTACCTGCCTTGGTTGCTGAATGATGTACTTTTCGGAATATGAACCCGATCTGCCTAGACAAGTCTTTGCTTTTATTAGGGCGAGGCCTATAAAACTATGAATCAACTGTTAGCATACTGCCCGCGACTTGCGATGTGACCTAGTAATACTTTGTACGCACATGCTGCTTTGGGAAACGGTGATACTGTTTGTGCAAGGATAAATCTTTTGCCTGTTCAATCTAATTGCCCTGTTCCGCCTGCGGAGTGTAGCTCAGTAGTTGCATCTGTCTACTGTAGCAGTTATGTGGCAAAATGCAGGTAGCTCACGATATGTGCCTGTTCTCGAAATTTGGTTGCAACCTATATCAATAAGATTGTAGCAGAGTTTGTTCTGACCAGTGTGGTGTTTTGTTTAGACTTTCATCTTTTGGTGCAGAGATGGATGTTGTTAAATCGCGCCCCTTTTCTGTCCCTACTTGAACACCTGTCCCTGCCGTGGTCTTGCTGTTCTTCAGAAACTTCCTGATTTATTTGTGTGGAATACTGGAATGACCTTATCCCTATGCTCTGGAAACAAGATCCGTGGAGGGTGCAAATTAAACACTATTTCCTGAAAAGAACAGACAACTATTAATGAAAGCAGCTGTGAAAAAATTGTATGCAAATGGATATTTGTATGGTCACAGAATCTGCCTTCTCACTTATCAATTACTGGAATTTGCAACCACCTTCCAGGTTTCCATTAAAGGACAAACTGGGTAGTCTCTGATAGTAAAGTGCATACAGATGACTGATATGCTGTAATAATGCAGTAACTTATGTATCGTTGTGTGTAAAATTCACAATTCGATGATACACTATTTTTCCGTTGACATCATTTGTTTATGATCATTGCTGAGCTAATTTCATGCTCATGCTCTGACTTGCTCAAAACTTTCCCTCTTTGAATCTTTTCAGGACTATCACTCAAGTCTCAGGAATTGACAGCACTATTCCTGGCTGTTAGGTTGTACTGCAGCTTTGTTATGGAGTATGACATCCATACTATACTGGATTCAGCTACACTAGTAGCTACTCTTTTTGTCATTTACATGATTCGGTTCAGACTGAGGGCGACTTATATGCTGGAGAAGGACAACTTTCCATTGTACTATGTGGTAAGAACAGTATCGATTTAGGCTATTATTGATTGTGGCATTTAATTTCTTAAATCACTTCTCCGACTTCAGTTTTCACTTCCAAGATCATATCCTGGTTGTATTTTTTTAGATCCACAAAATTGCTATAAGATCTCAGTATCACTTTAGAAAGAGTTGTTCCTATGTCCCTGGTGTTGGCTTGTTTTCCATATTGTTAATCCATTCATCTTGTGAACCTCCTCTTTTTGCCAAACATATTATCTTACTAGACTTACTGTCCAGGTGGTTCCTTGTTTTGTGCTTGCGTTTTTCTCCCACCCTTCAACGTCACATTTCATGGTCAATCGGATCTGCTGGGCCTTCTGTGTTTACTTGGAAGCTGTTTCAGTGCTGCCCCAGTTGCGCTTGATGCAGAACACAAAGGTAACTACTGCAACAATAGAACATCCATAATCCCATGGTTGCAGAGTTGAATGGCCATAATTATCTGACTTCTATATATTTTTTGAGCAGATTGTTGAACCGTTCACAGCTCATTATGTGTTTGCATTGGGTGTTGCAAGGTTTCTTAGCTGTGCACACTGGGTCCTTCAGGTTCTTTTTTCTTGTTATTAAGAGTCTACAATTTTGTTTTTTTATCGTACCAAATGTGCCAGCACAAACTGCATTCAGACCAGTCGCACTATGAAATATTCGAAAATAGTTGTCTGTTTCTATATATATACCTTAGATGAACAAAACAGATCCTTTTTGGGAAAATGAATACACAGTTTCGTTATACAGATATAAACCAAAACATCACCTCTCGTTGCTTATTCTATTTTATCATTTTTCTGAGGCTCTCATTGCTGTGTAATACATTGTTTACACATTATAAAGTAAAGACAATCCACTGTTTTTGAATCGAGTTATATTCTGTTGTTACCATCGTTATCATTCATGTTCGTACCTGATGTAATATATCCCATTAAACCATATAGTTCTACCTAATTGTATGTTCGATTATATCTTGTCAGCGTATGCATGTTTAGCTGCATTATTTTGAGAAATCAATCTGTAACTTGTAGTGCATGGTAACATCATCCTTATTGTTGGGATTCTAAAATATGGTAAACTATGTTACAGTGATTTGGGTCCATCTAAACTAAATAGTGGTACTACATTTTCTTTGTAGGTCTTGGATACACGTGGCAGATTGTTGACTGCCCTGGGCTATGGTATGTGGCCTTCGATGGTGCTTCTCTCTGAAATCGTCCAGACGTTCATCCTTGCAGATTTCTGCTACTACTATGTAAAGAGGTACGTAATCAAGCCTCTGCTATCACTTCTGCAAAGAGTTAAAACATCCGATGCTAACAAGTGGTTTCTTGCAGTGTTGTTGGTGGACAACTTGTGCTGCGGCTTCCTTCCGGGGTGGTGTGAAATATGCAACAGGATACACAACCCAGTTACTCGGTGCTCTGTCATATAGTTGAACAGTGGTTCTGCTTATAGCGCCCAACCTTCTCTCTTCCCATGTGGGATGAATTTGAGAGCCGAGAGccttgtttgcttttatttttccaGTTATAAACTGTTCTTGTGAAAATTGTACCAGAGACCGCCGTGAAGCTTAGAATGCTATCTTTATATCAACAGCTGACTATTTATCCAGACTAGTTTTTAAGTACTTTGCTCTCTCTACACCCTCAGTTGTCCTGTTTCTAGAATAGGAGGAACAGGGGTGTAAGTGCAACACCCGAAGTACTCTACGGGCCGCACTTGAGTGATGGGCTATTGGCATGGTCTCGGCCCAACATATTGATCATGAGAGACAGAGGAGGAAATTGCAGCTTCCACCAGGTTTAGCTCATTTAATTGCGCAAAACACCACATTGACAACTTTTGCAGTCTCCACCAGGTCTACATCTAATCAGTTGCAACCCAGTCTAAATACTCAATTTTATTCACCCTTAATAGCAAAACTGACGAGTCAGTCCCAAACAGTAAGCCCGTTTTTATCAGGTATCACACCTCCCCATGTGTTGCGGAACAAGGGTGACCTGTGGTTGTAGGCAAAACACAAAAGGGAAAAGGCTCACACTTAGAGCATCCCTGCTGTGTGTTACCATGGCGTAAGCTCCGGAaacatccgattttattcaaatttcGTTAAATTTACAAGTTTAAATGAAATATGCTGAAATTTAAACACCTAAACTAATTGCGGTGTGGGCTGACGCGTCAGAAACACTCCATGTCAGGCTCTTCCTCCGCCACATCCTCCTCCTTGATGGCCAAGTTGCCGCCCGCGCCTGCTCCTACTGTGCTGGCTGCACTAGTTCCTTCGCTAGCCATGAGGTCAACGAGTTTGCTGGACTCTCAAATACAAATTCCG contains the following coding sequences:
- the LOC124653066 gene encoding ER lumen protein-retaining receptor erd-2.2-like, with translation MRPARRPMGVVVAWVRRQPPKVKAFLAVVAGMAALVFIRFIVHDHDNLFVAAEAAHALGIGVLIYKLTKERTCAGLSLKSQELTALFLAVRLYCSFVMEYDIHTILDSATLVATLFVIYMIRFRLRATYMLEKDNFPLYYVVVPCFVLAFFSHPSTSHFMVNRICWAFCVYLEAVSVLPQLRLMQNTKIVEPFTAHYVFALGVARFLSCAHWVLQVLDTRGRLLTALGYGMWPSMVLLSEIVQTFILADFCYYYVKSVVGGQLVLRLPSGVV